One window of the Kwoniella dejecticola CBS 10117 chromosome 3, complete sequence genome contains the following:
- a CDS encoding chorismate synthase, with translation MSSFGQNYRVHTYGESHCKSVGCIVDGVPPGLKLTEEDIQVQLSRRRPGQSDITTARSEFDTVHLQSGTEHGVTLGTPIGLLVQNKDQRPHDYAETDLYPRPSHADYTYLAKYGLKASSGGGRASARETIGRVAAGAIAEKYLKEAYGVEIVAFVASVGKVALPFAEEEDEVLGKEYMDLVRTVKREEVDKEITRCPHKETSKKMEETIRAAKAKDDSLGGSLTCVIRNAPAGLGEPAFDKLEAVLAHAMLSIPSTKSFEIGSGLRGTTFPGSIHNDPFIEGVDPRTGEKTLRTSTNWSGGIQGGISNGEDIYFRIGFKPPATIAQEQATARYDGSDGVLAAKGRHDPCVVPRAVPIVETMAAIVIMDMVLQQNARKATASLLPPLTHLPPTMVLPGKSTVQAVVNGKDVGEVQNQKPGEE, from the exons ATGTCGTCTTTCGGTCAGAACTACAGGGTCCACACCTATGGTGAATCACACTGCAAGTCTGTCGGCTGCATCGTCGATGGTGTACCTCCC GGATTAAAATTGACTGAAGAGGATATTCAAGTTCAATTATCCAGACGAAGACCGGGCCAAAGTGATATAACGACTGCT CGATCTGAATTCGACACAGTCCACCTTCAATCCGGTACCGAGCACGGTGTCACCCTCGGTACACCTATAGGCCTTCTCGTCCAGAACAAAGACCAACGTCCACACGATTACGCCGAGACCGACTTATACCCTCGACCTTCTCATGCCGATTACACCTACCTCGCCAAGTACGGATTGAAAGCTTCTTCGGGAGGTGGTCGAGCCTCAGCAAGAGAGACTATTGGAAGGGTAGCTGCTGGTGCTATTGCTGAGAAGTACCTCAAGGAAGCTTACGGCGTGGAGATTGTGGCCTTTGTCGCTTCAGTCGGAAAAGtagctttgcctttcgctgaggaggaggatgaggtattGGGTAAAGAATACATGGACTTGGTGAGGACTGTCAAGCGGGAAGAGGTCGATAAGGAAATCACAAGATGCCCTCACAAGGAGACCAgtaagaagatggaagag ACAATCCGAGCAGCGAAAGCTAAAGATGACTCTCTCGGAGGATCCCTCACATGTGTGATCCGAAATGCTCCTGCGGGTCTTGGTGAACCGGCTTTCGACAAATTAGAAGCTGTATTGGCTCATGCCATGTTATCCATTCCTTCGACTAAATCTTTCGAAATCGGCTCAGGACTCAGAGGAACCACTTTCCCAGGTTCGATACACAATGATCCGTTCATCGAGGGCGTTGACCCTCGAACAGGCGAAAAGACTCTAAGGACAAGTACGAATTGGTCAGGTGGTATTCAGGGAGGTATTTCGAATGGTGAAGATATCTACTTCAG AATTGGTTTCAAGCCTCCTGCTACAATCGCGCAAGAACAAGCTACAGCAAGATACGACGGATCAGACGGTGTCTTAGCTGCTAAAGGACGCCACGACCCTTGTGTGGTTCCACGAGCGGTCCCGATTGTAGAGACTATGGCAGCTATTGTCATCATGGA TATGGTCTTACAACAAAACGCTCGAAAGGCAACAGcctccctccttccccctcttaCTCACTTGCCACCAACAATGGTGCTTCCTGGTAAATCCACCGTGCAAGCCGTCGTGAATGGAAAAGATGTTGGAGAAGTCCAGAATCAAAAGCCAGGAGAGGAATAG